In Oncorhynchus mykiss isolate Arlee chromosome 19, USDA_OmykA_1.1, whole genome shotgun sequence, the sequence CCTTGGGGTGCCCCTCCAGCACCGTAGCTGGCTGCGTCTAGAGGAGAACCAAGAGAGGACGGAGGGGGAGTGGCCGTGGGAGGGGAGAACCAGaacttaagtgtgtgtgtgaggcacaTGGTTCTGTGTGAGGCTCTGATGGATGTACCTACCCCAACCTGTGTCAGCTGAGAGAGGCAGCCAGACGGAAAGGGACCACTCTGAGGCTCACTGGACAGGGACCATGCCACTCTGGTGACTATAATCAATTATTATTATAGCATCAGTCAGGTAGAAGCTATTGGACcatgaatacagtatataaattgTTGCTGTTACATGGTTTATAGGTTTATAACTTAGCGCTTAACTATAGATCCTATTTTTTAAATTCActacattattacatttctgaaAAGCCATGTGGATATGTTGTGTCAAAACAGCCCAAATGTAAGCTCACGTCTATATGCCGTTCCTCTCTTGCACAGCCCCTCGCATCTCCAGAGCCCCCAGAGACCTGTCCAACTATACTGGGAACAACATCGCGTTAGAGCCCCTAGAGACCTGTCCAACTACACTGGGAACAACATCGTGTTAGAGCCTCCAGAGACCAGTCCAACTACACTGGGAACGACATCGTGTTAGAGCCCCCAAAGACCTGTCCAACTACACTGGGAACGAGTTCTTGTTAAAGCCCCCAGAGACCTGTCCAACTACACTTGGGAACGACATTGTGTTAGAGCCCCCAGAGACCCGTCCAACTACACTTGGGAACGACATTGTGTTAGAGCCCCCAGAGGCCTGTCCAACTACACTTGGGAACGACATTGTGTTAGAGCCCCCAGAGACCCGTCCAACTACACTTGGGAACGACATTGTGTTAGAGCCCCCAGAGACCCGTCCAACTACACTTGGGAACGACATTGTGTTAGAGCCCCCAGAGGCCTGTCCAACTACACTTGGGAACGACATTGTGTTAGAGCCCCCAGAGACCCGTCCAACTACACTTGGGAACGACATTGTGTTAGAGCCCCCAGAGACCCGTCCAACTACACTTGGGAACGACATTGTGTTAGAGCCCCCAGAGGCCTGTCCAACTACACTTGGGAACGACATTGTGTTTGGCTGTAAGGTCTCTGCATTACATCCAGGAGTGTTAGAGCCCTCAGAGATCTGTCTTCCCATTACCGCCTCCATTCTCCCAACCTTTATTGACACTCTCATCTCTGAAGGGACCAACCGGAGCTAAGAGTTTTGGAAAAGcgttccaggtgaatctggtttagagaataccaagagtgtgcaaagctgtcatcaaggcaaacggtggctatttgaagaatctcaaatataaaatatatttgcatttgttttacacttttttggttactacatgattacttgtgtgttatttcatagtttcgatgtcttcactattattctacaatgtacaaaatagtaaaaataaagaaaaacccttgaatgagtaggtgttctaaacttttgaccggtagtgtacacaGTCTCTACCTGGCTGCAGATACAGAATCTCCATCTCTCAGATGCAGGGATCTACTTCTGCATCTCCCACAATGCACTGTGGGAGACATCTGCGTCCACCCGTCTCACAACGCTCAGACAGGGTGAGTCAGAGCTGCAGATACTAACCATAAGGGACTCAATATGTAAGAAAGGATGTTTTTGCAGTCAAACACTGACCTTTGACACGTTTTGATATGTATCTCCATCAGAGCTGAGGGTTCTGAAAGGCCGTCtggacgaggaggaggatgaggggaaTTACTATGATGATACTGAGGAAGGCAGCGATGACAGGCGGACAGAATCTGGAGACTAGCTGGTGAGCTGTGGGTCTATACAACAACAACAGTGTTTAACTTACAGAAAAATGTAACAAACTGACCAAAGGGGAAGTGTTAGGCAGAGCATGTTGTCTAGAGCATGACATTTCTTAACTAAATCTTATCATACTTAGAAGAATACCTCATATCAATGGACTAGTTTGTATTTTAGTGCATCATACGTATCATGGCACAAAGAGAATAAAACACTGTCGTTAACTTTTTGTATGTTTTTATGTCATTATTTGCAACACAAATAATAACGGCATGTTGAATTGCAACATTTTCAATTTGCTTGCACTCTGCATGTTGTTCCAAATCACAGCAGTAGAGGGTGCAATGCCCACTGGGAGTCTGTAAATACTTGCATGGTCCAAAAGAAATCACTGGTCCCTTCAcatagagagagaataagagagcgagagagagtctaTCTGAAAGACTGAAATGTGTGACCATCCAGAgggactgtctgtgtctgtgtgtgtatgtgtatgtgtatgtgtatgtgtatgtgtgtgtgtgtgtgtgtgtgtgtgtgtgtgtgtgtgtgtgtgtgtgtgtgtgtgtgtgtgtatgtgtgtgtgtgtgtgtgtgtgtgtgtgtgtgtgtgtgtgtgcgtgtgcgtgtatgtgtgtgtatgtgtgtgtgtgtgtgtgtgtgcgtgtgtgtgtgtgtgcgcacgtgcgtgcgtgtgcgcatgtgcgtgcgcgtgcatgtgtgtgtgtgtgtgtgcctctcccTGCCCGAGTGCTTGttaatcctctcctctcttcagctCATCCACTGGTCCCTGCTGGATATAGAGGCTCCATATGAATGGCAGCCTGCATTAGCACTGAGAACCTTTCACAGCAGTCTGTGTTAGTCAATGCTGATTAGAGATTAGAAACCTGTGGGGAGACACAGTCTATCCAAtcttaactctctctcttccctccatctctccttccttcctttctctctctcgccccctccatTTCTCACACATgtattccttccctctctttgtctTCCCATTACCGCCTCCATTCTCATAACCTTTATTGACACTCATCTCTGAAGGAACCAACCGGAACGAAAAGTTCCTTTCATTTGGCATGCTAATTGATGATGTCATGAGACGTTTCCTCATGGTGTGgaggcttcccttcctctgctAATTACCTTGCACAAACTAGAATCTGATATAACGGATATGAGTCACAAATACAATTATTATAGGCTAACAAATACAGATTGAGATGCTGAGGATGAGTGACAGACTGAGAGCAAGAGataaaacagagaaagagagagagagagagagagagagagagagagagagagagagagagagagagagagagagagagagagaaagagaaagagagagagagagagagcgagagagagagagagagagcgagagagagtgagcatttcacggtaaggtctactacacctgttgtatacggcgcatgtgacaaataacattttacttGAAGATAGTTGTCAATTTACTGTAATTCATTCAAAGCAGGACAAAActtacacacgtgcacacacacacacacgcgcacgcacgcgcacgcacgcacgcacacacacacacacacacacacacacacacacacacacacacacacacacacacactccattcccTCAGATGCGGTAATGTCAGTACTGTGGTAATTATCCTCATTAGTGGCAGCAGCAGTAGAGAGCTCAGTGTGGCTAGTCCTTCAGACTCCACCCCAACCATCTCTCTCATTAGATCTCCCTTGACTGATGTACAATAATACTCATCTGTGCCATATAACTTACACTCATAGAGCTACTTGGCCAGCAGAATTGCATATTATGGGATGAATATCTTTGAATTGAACTAATATATCTACACCCAACAACTGTAATGTTATCGATGCCTTTAACCATTGGCCTGAATGCCCATCTGTTTAATGAAGCTTGGTGTGGAAAAGGAGTAGTCTGAGAGGAAACAGTGGTAGCAGAAGGGGATGTGGTGTAGTGGGTTCTGTCGTTACAGTTTGTTTTAATCGCTGTGGTACTATTTTCACAAGttttcacaactcttagtacaaaactccaaactggtCACTCTTgtaagtcttggtttcatcagaccagagaatcttgtttctcatggtctgagtcctttaggtgccttttggcaaactccaagcgggctgtcatgtgccttttactgaggtgtgtcTTCCATCatcacagagaaactctggagctctgtcagagtaaccactgggttcttggtcacctccctgaccaaggcccttctcccccgactgctcagtttggccgggcggccagctctagaaagagtggttccaaacttcttccatttaagattgatggaggccactgtgttattggggaccttcaacgctgcagaaatgttttcaattcctttgacctcatggcttggtttttgctctgacattcactgtcaactgtgggaccttatatagacaggtgtgtgcctctcTAAATCAtctccaataaattgaatttattttttatacatttgctataaacagatttttttttaaatacatttgctaaaaagtctaaaaacctgtttttgctttgtcattatgtggtatttgtcacgacttctgccaaagtcggtccctctccttgttcaggcggtgtTCGGGgatcgacgtcaccgaccttctagccatcgttgatccatttttcattttccattggttttgtcttgccttccttcacacctggttccaatcccatcaatgacatgttgtgtatttaaccctctgtttcccctcatgtccttgtcagtgATTATTTGATTGTATGTTATGTGCAAGTTATGTTCTGGTGTGCGACTGGTTTTGTGCCCACTATTATTATTTAGTATATTTTGGTCTTCGGAGTTTTGTGAGCACTTATTAAAcgactccgtttataccaagttcattctcctgaacctgacttccctgccaccagcacacACCCATtacagtattgtgtgtagattgatgaggaaatgtttttatttcatcaattttagaataaggctgtgacctaacaaaatgtggaaaaagtcaaggggtctgaatactttccgaatgcactgtatgtctttGTTGATGAAGATGAATGCTCGGCGCCGTGTGCGGAACCTCATTGGCCAACGGGCGATTGTCCAAGTGCCTGGACAAAGTTCAAGTGCCTGGACACATATCCATGCGCGCAGTTATCTCTGAAGATGGTGTGGTAGTACGTAGGCCATTACTTGTATCCTACAAAGCTGCACACCTCATTGTGTTTCTCAATGAAATTGAGCAGGCCTAACAAGGGGAAGGATTAACTtatgtcattgtgtggtagaATGTCAGGTTCCACAATGCAGAGGTGGTTCAGGCATGGTTACGGGCCCATCCTCAATTCGTGACCCTATACAGTACATGTCCCAAAACTCTCCTTCCTCAACCGTATTGAGGATTTCTTtgcagcatggaggtggaaggtgtacgatcACCATCCCCATGAGCGTGCCACCCTTTCTATTGATAATGGATGAGGCATGCGACAACATCAATGCAGACCAATGTCAAGCTTGGATTCACCATGACAAAATATTTTTCCCGAGGTGCATGAACAATTCACTGTGATTTGGATGAGAATTTATGGCCAAATGCACAAAACCCTGTTTGATGCAAATTAACGCTTGCTAACCGCTATGTTTCATTTTCATTCATTTAATTTGTTGCATTTCATTTCTTCCGTTTGATTACAGACAGTACACCTATGTTTTTTTGCATGACTGATTGTTGAGGATGTCTTCATTGACCACACCCTTGACTACGCATTTCTGTCAATTTTGTTGGGGAAATGCAAGtgtattgcctaatgtgaaaacTGTGTAATCTACTGTAACTTACAGAACTGTAGCATATTACTATCAGCACTTCTAAGGTCCATTTGAAACACGTATCTTGCAATGCTTGCTATTGCATTAACTAGTAGTTAAAACGACTCAATTAAAAAGATACTGTATCATTATGTTGTGATCTGGTGATTAAACCAATCTTCTCATTACATTTCACAATAAACGTATATGTTGAATCAATGGTTATGTGGTGAGAGATGTTTACAATCCAAATGAATGCACAATGAGAGGTTTTTAATGAAAGACCGGCTCCGTTACAAGTGTGaccagtttggagttttgtacTCTGAGTTATGgaaatgtaccacatacttgtgaaaatggTTCCACAGTGAATGCAATCCAGTAACGGCTAATAACAGTAAAGCAAATACTTAAAATGCCAAATAACATCTGTAATTCATGTATTATAAACAAGAAACAAGAATACATGGGGAAAAAAGCTATCTCTAAGGGTGTGTATACATTCTTACCTCCTAAAAAgtcaaagctgtgtgtgtgagtgagtgagtgtgtgtgtagtgtgtgtgtgtgtgtgtgtgtgtgtctccctgcaTGTGTGTATTTACAGAATCtgagtgtctgtttgtctgtggatCAGCCATTTACAATCTCACAGATCCACATAAATTCTGTGTTGCATGCTAGGTCATTCCAGTTCTTCAATACAGGCTGGGTATGGTAATAAAGGCTGACACAGTCCTCTCCATTCACAGCTCGATCATTAGGCTCTTCAGTAGACCAAAACCTACAAACCAtactgatgttacatttcaactcatcccaaatcatgtGTTAAAAATACTTTGACCGTGCCGGAGTCTGGTCAAGCAATGGTTTAATAATACGTTTAAAAAATGATGTTATGAGAAACCGTTACGATCTCTTACGCTGTGGTCAGTGGGGTTCCGTCCACCCATTTCCAGGTCCCCTCAGAATCCTTGTCAGTCAGACCTATCCAGGGCTTGGTGTTCAGTTGACTGATAAACACCTTGGAAGAAAGAAAGCAACAGTTACGTCATGATACAACTTCACGGAATGCAGGGACGTTTTGATGAGACCTGTAGCCTGAGGATCATTGGTTTGAACCTCGAAGGTCTGAACTGACAACaggcaatctctctctctctctctctctctctctctctctctctctctctctctctctctctcactcactcactcactcactcactcactcactcactcactcactcactcactcactcactcactcacctgttCCTCTTCGCTGTTTATGACTGCCAGGTCTGCTCCTCTTTTCAGACAGTCCTGTCTGCTGTCTTCCCAAGTTTTATAGTCGTTGGAGACGTAGTACAAGCTGGTGTTAAACGTCCTCCATTCTTTCACACAGAGATCAGGAGAAAATATGAAAACATGAAAGTGCTTTCTACCAGCTGGAGTGTGCATGAGCTATTAGCTGATCCAACACACACCAGTGTTCATTTTAGCACTCTTTTTTTTTAGATTTAGTTTAATCTTACTAATTTTGACTAAAATATAATTCAGTGTTAGCCACTtttttgtcatttgaataatgATTTAGTCTAGTTATTATCAAAATTATGAAAACAGTGGGCCATTTTAGCTTAATGCCCTTTATTTTTAGTCATATTTTAGTCACATCACATTTTGATTGCTTCATTAGCCTATAGTAAACATAAATCACTGATTTCTATTTGCACAAACATAGCTTTGTACCTTGTACTACCAACTAGCCAACTACCATAGCCTTGTACTACCAACATATTTTTCTGCATAACATTCTATCGCATAATTTTCTTCCCAACAGCCAAATTAGTAGTTATTCTAGATTAAAAATCACACCCCTTGACAGGTCTCTAACATTTTCCCCAGTGCCACCAACTTTTTCAGTTGGCGTCActcaatagaaaatatatttagacCAGGGgctcccaaactttttcactcgaggccccccttccagcattggggaacatcccgcgTTCTGCTTTAGACTGTGTAATGGACTACTGAGATGGTAGGCTATTCAATAAATATCTTGTTTCTAACATCTAACATGTCCAAGCAGGAATGCATGATTCAAGATGGGTAAAATGggtaaaaagaagaaaaaaaatatatacagttgaagtaggaagttaacatacaccttagccaaatacatttgaactcagtttttcacaattcctgacatttaatcagagtaaaaaggtcaattaggatcaccactttattttaagaatgtgaaatgtcagaataataatacagagattgatttatttcagcttttatttctttcatcacattcccagtggtcagacttttacatacactcaattagtatttggtagcaaagcctttaaattgtttaacttgggtcaaacatttcgggtagccttccacaagcttcccacaataagttgggtgaattttggcccattcctcctgacagagctggtgtacctgagtcagccattttgccacaactttggaagtatgcttggggtcattgtccatttggaagacccatttgcgagcaagctttaacttcctgactgatgtcttgagatgttgcttcaatatatccacaaaatgttCCTTCCTCAtgtagccatctattttgtgaagtgcaccagtccctcctgcagcaaagcacccccacaacatgatgctgccacccccgtgcttcacggttgggatggtgttcttcggcttgcaagcctccccctttttcctccaaacataacgatgttcattatttccaacagttctatttttgtttcatcagaccagaggacatttctccaaaaagtacgaactttatccccatgtgcagtggcaaaccgtagtctgtctttttcatggcggttttggagcagtggcttcttccttgctgatcggcctttccggttatgtcgatataggactcgttttactgtggatatagatacttttgtacctgtttcctccagcatcttcacaaggtcctttgctgttgttctggcattgatttgcactttttgcaccaaagtacgttcatctctaggagacagaatgcgtttccttcctgagcagtatgacggctgcgtgttaccatggtgtttatacttgcgtactattgtttgtacagattaacatggtaccttcaggcatttggaaattgctcccaagggtgaatcagacttgtggaggtctacaatttattttctgtggTCTtcgctaatttcttttgatttttccatgatgtcaagcaaagaggcactgagtttgaaggtaggccttgaaatacatccacaggtacacctccaattgactcaaatgatgtcaattagcctatccgaagcttctaaaggcataacatcattttctggaatcttccaagcagtttacaggcacagtcaacttagtgtatgtaaacttctgacccactggaattgtgatacagtgaattataagtgaaataatctgtcagtaaacaattgttggaaaaattcctcgtgtcatgcacaaggttgatgtcctaaccgacttgtcaaaactatagtttgttaacaagacatttgtgtagtggttgaacaattatttttaatgacttcaacctaagtgtacaACCTAAGTGTAGGTTACACAACCTACGTGTAAtatacttcaactgtatattaaaaaaataaatcctaTTGACTTCAATATTAACAGATGACAAATAAAAAGCAAGTACACAGAAAGTTGAGAACAATAGTAGTTGTGTCCAAtgtattcatacccattgacttGTTCCCCATTTTGTTGCCTGAATAAAAAAAAGAATTCTcaacataccccataatgacaaagatatggctttttctttgcaactctgcctagaaggccagcatcctgtagtcacctcttcactgttgacgttgaggcttGTGTTATGTGGGTACATTTTAATgaggctgccagttgaggacttgtgaggtgtctgtttctcaaactagacactctaatgtacttgtactcttgctcagttgtgcactggggcctccaactcctccttctattctggttagagccagtttttgctgttctgtgatgggagtagtacccagcgttgtacgagatcttcagtttcttggcaatttctcgcatggaatagcattcatttttctgaacatgaatagactgacaagtttcagaagaaaggtctttaaCACTGACACGCACACACTTGACACTTTATTACTCACCCAGCTCAGTGAacttgtctctctcttcagtaAGGTTGTTGTAACTGATCTGTAGCGTTTTTCTCACTTCAGTAAGGTTGTTATAACTGATCTGTAGCTGTTTTTTCTCTTCAGTAAGGTTGTTATAACTGGTCTCTAACCATTTTATCTGTTCCTCCAAGAAGTTAGCTGGAATAAGACAGAGAAACTGTGGTTGAGTTTGCTGAAAGAAGCTGTGTGTTTCTTATTTAATCAGTGGACAGAATGTATGATTTTTATTTGAGAACTTCAGAAAGGTTACATTCCACATTACTGTCCTGCTTAATGAATTTGTATATTTTAATGTCTTAATTTTGCTATCTAGCTATAGAGTGTATCATTCTAAAAGCGCACTATGAACATAAGTAATTCAACTCACAGTGGGCAAGACGCAAGGAGATGTTCAGAGTGACTTGCAGAACACACATTAGCCCAAAGCTGACACCAACCAGTATATAGAGCATTTTACCTGCAGGACCTGAGGAACAACACACATTTAACCTGGCTGCGCCCCAaactgcaccctattctctatgtagtacactactttttaccagggcacATGGAGCTtgggtcaaaagtaatgcaccacATATGGGATATGGTGGCATTTGGGGACACAGCCCATATATCAGTGAACATCGTTGGAGTGGAGTTACTGACTTCAAAAACTCATAGGTccggtttcccagacccagattataCCTAGTATTTCACCTAAAAAACAAAGGATATTCACATTTTTAATCCAGGTCTTTAAATCTGTGTCTGGGCAACCAGCCCATGGTTTTTAGTCTTCATTTATTTTTTGACAATGAAATCAATACTGACACAAATACAAGGAAAAGAAGAAAGAACAGCTATGTATTGGAAAATATTACAACGCACATCCATTTTACAAAGCTAGCGAATCTGGACCTTCTATAGCAAGAAAGCTTTGGGGATGCAAGAACTGTGGTTCAAATATTTCACCTTCCCATCTTAGCAGCCAACAAACACAATTGTGTAGGCTAAAGTGCAATTGCTCTCTTACCTGATTTTTGGACTGCCTCTCTTTTTTTTGCTCTGTTTATCTTCATATTGAAGTAGTTTGCCGAATCCTCAGAAAGGTTTGTTTCAACCTCAATGATTTCAGAATCCCCTGCACTGACAGACACGGCCATCTTTGTTATCTTGTTTTGTGTGTATCTGAATGTTACAGTGTGTTTCTCTACACTGAAATgtacagctctgtgtgtgtgagtaaatgCAGGAAGCTGACATATCAGACCGAACTCAGTGCACCTAGGCTTAGCCTACAAGGTTGAGGATTAGATTTACCATGAGATGAGGCTGAAATGAGTTGTGTGATATTTAACTTTAGAATTTGATTGTACAACGTATACTGACTGAACAGTGATCATTAGTGTGTCCAACATCTACACACATTGAACTTATTCTGAAAAAACAATCTAACACAAGAGGACACAGTTCTACAATGACAAGTCTTTGGTACTGTCACTCCCTtgccatagagaggtttttattctctattttggttaggccaggatgtgactagggtgggaattctatgttcattttctatgttttggatttctttgttgtttggccgtgtggttctcaatcagaggcagctgtctatctgattgagaaccatacttaggtagccttttcccacctgagttttgtgggtagttcatttctgtttagtgtgttttgcacctgatgGAACTTTTTTGTTGTTCTTTTGTTGCTTGTTGTATAGTGTTCAGCTTTACCATTAAAAtgatgaacatgtaccacgctgtaccttggtcctcaccttcttccaccaacggccatTACAGGTACAATTCCACAGTCTATTTGACAAGTGCTCTATTTTCGGCTTTTAAAGTACTCTATTTTCGACTGGTGTTACTCCAGCGCAATTGTCAAACGCATGCTAGTTTTCAATCTCGAACTGTTAGCTGcattatgtaactttttgggtgacaggaccaaattcacattgaaatgtgagttatagatctaacATTCTATTTGAAAGCAAGCCTAAGAAGTGGTCTATGGCTGCTATTTTTGTTTCATGTTCTTTACGAACtgcctctgcctggccggttcccctctctccactgggattctctgcctctgaccctattacaggggcagagacactggcttactggtgctcttccatgccgtccctaggaggggtgcgtcacttgagtgggttgagtcactgacgttgTCTCCCTGTCTGGATTGATGCCACCCCTTGGGTTTTgctgtggcagagatctttgtgggctatactcggccttgtctcaggatggttggtggttgaagatatccctccagtagtgtgggggctgtgctttggcaaagtgggtggggttatatccttcctgtttggccctgtccgggggtatcagccaccagtatttatgctgcagtagtttgtgtcggggtaGGGCCAGttagttatatctggagtatttctcctgtcttatccggtgtcctgtgtgaatttaagtatgctctctctaattctctttctctctctcggaggacctgagccctaggaccatgcctcaggactacctggcatgatgactaattgctgtccccagtcca encodes:
- the LOC110498027 gene encoding C-type lectin domain family 4 member E, whose product is MAVSVSAGDSEIIEVETNLSEDSANYFNMKINRAKKREAVQKSGPAGKMLYILVGVSFGLMCVLQVTLNISLRLAHSNFLEEQIKWLETSYNNLTEEKKQLQISYNNLTEVRKTLQISYNNLTEERDKFTELEWRTFNTSLYYVSNDYKTWEDSRQDCLKRGADLAVINSEEEQVFISQLNTKPWIGLTDKDSEGTWKWVDGTPLTTAFWSTEEPNDRAVNGEDCVSLYYHTQPVLKNWNDLACNTEFMWICEIVNG